A DNA window from Anastrepha obliqua isolate idAnaObli1 chromosome 5, idAnaObli1_1.0, whole genome shotgun sequence contains the following coding sequences:
- the LOC129249408 gene encoding uncharacterized protein LOC129249408 encodes MYSFWFLLCALLLLQTAHGQLASESEELEIEGRTNFDDYLREVMEFLRLQMPCGYAPAGIPPLVPLYAPYREVEWITSKSEIRGNVTELTVTGLDEFDIRELHYNNLLRRVRYDLNFPEILFTGDYKTDIITKLFGPKVHVYGDGELHLTLKNLRIYGSFIVRPKASGTMKLTKFKATTELGGVESELTGIMNSPTMAKFFNAWIEEFINQTFNDSEKEVDAALQRWFVPLATKALDEVSVIGLVALMLGVIEGTLPQETLC; translated from the exons ATGTACAGCTTTTGGTTCCTTCTCTGCGCTTTGTTGCTTTTACAGACCGCACATGGTCAGCTGGCTAGTGAATCGGAGGAGTTGGAAATCGAAGGACGCACCAACTTCGATGATTATCTGCGTGAAGTAATGGAGTTTCTGCGCTTGCAAATGCCTTGTGGCTATGCGCCAGCAGGAATTCCCCCACTAGTGCCTTTGTATGCCCCCTATAGAGAGGTAGAATGGATTACCAGCAAATCGGA GATTCGCGGCAACGTTACCGAGCTCACTGTCACCGGCCTCGATGAATTTGATATACGTGAACTCCATTACAACAACTTACTTCGCAGAGTGCGTTACGATTTGAATTTCCCAGAGATTCTCTTCACTGGTGACTATAAAACTGATATTATCACCAAGCTTTTCGGTCCCAAAGTGCACGTTTATGGTGATGGCGAACTGCATTTGACTTTGAAGAATTTGCGTATCTATGGTAGCTTCATAGTGCGCCCTAAGGCCTCGGGCACAATGAAATTGACGAAATTCAAAGCAACAACGGAACTTGGGGGTGTGGAATCCGAATTGACTGGAATTATGAATAGCCCGACGATGGCGAAATTCTTCAATGCTTGGATTGAAGAGTTCATAAATCAGACATTTAACGACAGTGAGAAGGAAGTTGACGCGGCTCTGCAACGTTGGTTCGTGCCACTGGCAACTAAAGCGCTGGATGAAGTGTCAGTGATTGGTTTAGTTGCCTTAATGTTGGGCGTTATTGAGGGTACACTACCGCAGGAGACTTTGTGTTAA
- the LOC129249409 gene encoding uncharacterized protein LOC129249409 has translation MKCLLLLAFVAVAFAGSIQLPQYGISPIDNDSEIEVIYENEDGNVEIAPRFIVSWQARRAIRKLQKQMPCGFPSYGIPPLAPLKKREASVHLKYDMLETTDLFTRLRVDGLDDFKINKFKLNMIISKITFDFTFPSITVSAAAFETDTIIDALQKLGISVQYEGDGSLGFGLKNLRVAGTLRYKIPILWGSIKILSLKTTVSLDSCESDITGILGDGKLNDLINRKLESVVVSSINDNQASISETIESNVVTRVNKLLKGKDFWTILDLIINKDESEDDPITTTCEPPEDPWA, from the exons ATGAAGTGCTTATTGTTATTGGCATTCGTAGCCGTCGCCTTTGCCGGCTCCATACAACTGCCACAGTACGGGATTTCGCCAATCGATAATGATAGTGAAATTGAAGTCATCTACGAGAACGAAGATGGAAACGTAGAAA TTGCTCCTCGTTTTATTGTATCGTGGCAAGCACGCCGCGCCATTCGTAAACTGCAGAAGCAAATGCCTTGCGGTTTCCCAAGTTACGGAATTCCACCGCTAGCGCCTTTGAAAAAGAGAGAAGCTTCCGTTCATTTGAAATATGACATGTTGGA AACCACTGATCTGTTTACCCGTTTGCGCGTAGATGGCTTGGATGatttcaaaatcaataaattcaagCTGAACATGATTATCTCGAAAATTACTTTCGATTTCACCTTCCCAAGCATAACTGTATCCGCTGCTGCATTTGAAACCGACACTATTATTGATGCATTGCAGAAACTTGGAATCTCCGTGCAATACGAAGGTGATGGTTCATTGGGTTTCGGTTTGAAAAATTTGCGTGTTGCTGGTACACTAAGATACAAAATACCCATCTTGTGGGGATCCATCAAAATCCTCTCATTGAAAACCACTGTTTCATTGGATAGTTGCGAGTCTGACATCACCGGTATCTTAGGCGATGGCAAACTAAATGATCTGATTAATCGTAAACTGGAAAGTGTGGTCGTATCGAGCATAAACGATAATCAGGCATCGATTTCCGAGACTATTGAGAGCAACGTAGTAACACGTGTGAACAAGTTGCTTAAGGGCAAAGACTTCTGGACTATATTGGATTTGATTATAAATAAAGATGAGAGTGAAGATGACCCAATTACCACAACATGTGAACCGCCAGAGGATCCTTGGGCTTAA
- the LOC129249410 gene encoding uncharacterized protein LOC129249410, translated as MRATVFILFGLLAFAAANQATDLDEDEWDISLEEAQGRGLILNSQAKKALKNFMAQLPCGWPDLGIPPLAPYTNADLTLHLTKSVVETITQLLRFRFDGLDQMDIKKLKVSYTFSKKVKFHFIFKELKATAQAYNTDTLIDLLNELGLSVRYEGSGSLEFALKNLAIEGQFKYKMPFFLGSIKIYKFQATVSLGSVTSNIGGLLGNGNLNSYLNEQIETIIPNYINNNQKEISEKIESNFVPRVNAYLKGHKIWWLFGQMTGSNNKCDPTPAPWLAVQQNKTDVEN; from the exons ATGCGCGCAACTGTCTTCATTTTGTTCGGCCTTTTAGCTTTTGCTGCCGCCAACCAGGCAACAGACTTGGACGAAGATGAGTGGGATATATCGTTGGAAGAAG CTCAAGGTCGTGGTTTGATACTCAACTCACAAGCCAAAAAGGCTTTAAAGAACTTTATGGCGCAGCTTCCCTGCGGTTGGCCCGATCTTGGCATTCCCCCACTAGCACCCTACACAAATGCTGATCTAACCTTGCATTTGACCAAATCTGTGGTCGA GACTATAACTCAACTCCTTCGTTTTCGTTTTGATGGTCTTGACCAaatggatataaaaaaattgaaagttagCTATACATtcagcaaaaaagtaaaattccaCTTCATCTtcaaggagctgaaggccacaGCTCAAGCTTACAACACGGACACATTAATCGATCTATTGAATGAATTGGGTTTGTCAGTGCGATATGAGGGTTCTGGATCATTGGAATTCGCCTTGAAGAATCTGGCCATTGAGGGACAGTTCAAATATAAGATGCCATTCTTTTTGGGCTCGATCAAAATTTACAAGTTCCAAGCGACTGTCTCTCTGGGCAGCGTAACCTCCAATATTGGCGGCCTTTTGGGTAATGGAAACCTAAATAGCTACCTCAATGAACAGATCGAAACCATCATCCCCAACTACATCAATAACAATCAGAAAGAGATAAGCGAGAAAATTGAGTCGAACTTTGTGCCACGCGTTAACGCCTACTTGAAGGGACACAAAATCTGGTGGTTGTTTGGTCAAATGACAGGATCGAACAATAAATGCGACCCAACCCCAGCGCCATGGTTGGCAGTGCAGCAAAATAAGACCGATGTGGAAAACTAA
- the LOC129247258 gene encoding uncharacterized protein LOC129247258 — translation MEEILQQMTLSWPQYGVPPLAPLKKENLTIVYKNVFFTKPKLSDLLDLRNILGLRSDFKAQGDFNIGFENLRLNGLFRYDLAIIFGSLRIHDLQMTLSLESVSFQLQGVINSKPITNRLNNLLEQQVLIQFNKYKSIISWLTAHTLETQVYRLLFGKKIWYLIRLAIMKSPDKDAAVSLEQ, via the exons ATGGAAGAAATACTACAACAAATGACTTTGAGTTGGCCGCAATATGGTGTACCACCTTTAGCGccccttaaaaaagaaaacctcACAATTGTCTACAAAAATGTCTTCTTTAC AAAACCTAAGCTTAGCGACTTGCTTGATCTGCGCAATATCTTGGGTTTACGTTCAGACTTCAAGGCACAGGGTGACTTCAATATTGGCTTCGAAAATTTGCGCTTAAATGGCTTGTTCCGTTATGATTTGGCTATAATCTTTGGCTCATTGCGCATTCATGACCTACAAATGACTTTGAGCTTAGAGAGCGTAAGTTTCCAATTGCAAGGTGTCATAAATTCTAAGCCCATAACAAATCGGCTTAATAATCTGCTCGAACAGCAGGTGTTAATACAATTTAATAAGTATAAAAGTATTATAAGCTGGCTGACAGCGCACACATTAGAGACACAGGTTTATCGTCTGTTGTTCGGCAAGAAGATTTGGTATTTAATTCGTTTGGCAATTATGAAATCGCCCGATAAGGATGCAGCTGTTTCACTTGAGCAATAA